Proteins from a genomic interval of Trifolium pratense cultivar HEN17-A07 linkage group LG6, ARS_RC_1.1, whole genome shotgun sequence:
- the LOC123891717 gene encoding uncharacterized protein LOC123891717, giving the protein MRHNPTLFTGGYALDAAVNRICDDDGKAKTNYYKAMSDKRGKGQDRGKPYGDKGKKVVESSGGKKRGGGQCYKCGELGHKSYECPKKVDKCFNCGRLGHKSDVCQVKVTCFNCGEEGHKSPMCKKPKKTMGKVFALSGDDADQGDNLIRGTCFIYNTPLIAIIDTGATHSFISVDCMKRLSIPVSEMSGRMEIETPANGSVTTRLVCRDCPITVFGRHFGMDLVCIQLSGIDVIFGMNWLIFNRVHINCCEKTVVFPKPEESLHLMSKKKVVESLKEPVEVYALFASLKMEGEVKVEELPVVCEFPDVFPEDVSDVPPKREVEFMIDLVPGTSPISMAPYRMSASELNELKKQLEELLEKKFIRPSVSP; this is encoded by the exons ATGAGGCATAATCCGACACTTTTCACTGGAGGCTATGCTCTAGATGCTGCTGTCAA ccgtatttgtgatgatgatggaaaggccAAAACTAATTACTACAAGGCCATGAGTGACAAGAGAGGAAAaggtcaagaccgtgggaagccTTATGGTGACAAGGGGAAGAAGGTTGTTGAGTCtagtggtggaaagaagagaggtggtggacaatgctacaagtgtggtgagttgggtcataagtcttatgagtgcccaaagaaggtggacaagtgttttAATTGTGGGAGATTGGGACACAAGTCGGATGTGTGTCAAGTGAAGGTGACTtgcttcaattgtggtgaagagggtcacaagagtcctatgtgcaagaagccgaagaagactatgggAAAGGTGTTTGCCTTGAGTGGAGATGATGCAGATCAGGGagataatctcattagaggtacgtgtttcatctataacactcctttaattgcgattattgatacgggagcaacacattcttttatatccgttgattgcatgaagcgtcttagtatacctgtgtcagaaatgtctggtcgtatggaaatagaaactcctgctaatggttctgtaactacccgtctcgtatgtcgtgactgtcccataaccgtgtttggtagacactttggaatggacctagtgtgtatccaacttagtggAATAGATGTTATCTTTGGTATGAACTGGTTGATATTTAATCGAGTCCATATCAATTGTTGTGAGAAGACTGTTGTATTTCCTAAACCGGAGGagagtttgcatttgatgagtaagaaGAAAGTAGTAGAATCGTTGAAGGAACCTGTAGAGGTGTATGCgttgtttgcatccttgaagatggaaggtgaagttaaggtggaagagttaccggttgtttgtgaatttcccgatgtatttccggaagacgtgtcagatgtaccgccgaagagagaagtagagtttatgatcgatttggtacctggtactagtccgatatctatggcaccgtatagaatgtcagcgtcagagttgaatgagttgaagaagcaactagaagaactacttgagaagaagtttattcgacctagtgtatcgccg